In a genomic window of Elusimicrobiales bacterium:
- a CDS encoding AAA family ATPase, translating into MYEKFWGLKLLPFENTPDPRNFIASEKHIEALSRLMYAVQEKRACALMAGTYGCGKTLVLRRLRFELEPKGCKFAFVNNPRLSALDILRAILHGFTEEEPPSSKYDVLARLENELSSSAEEGRHCVIMVDEAHSINDIDIFEELRLLLNFQTDSDYLLTLIFSGQNELWEMVERNKQLNQRVAIKCGLVPLSQEGTGHYIRGRLIYAGGDQNIFSEDNIAAIARMSGGIPRSINNICHLALLNASMSGAKTITEALLADCSEEASPK; encoded by the coding sequence ATGTACGAAAAATTCTGGGGGCTCAAGCTTCTGCCTTTTGAGAATACGCCGGACCCGCGCAATTTCATAGCCTCGGAAAAGCATATAGAAGCCCTGTCCCGGCTGATGTACGCCGTGCAGGAGAAAAGGGCCTGCGCCCTGATGGCCGGCACCTACGGCTGCGGCAAAACGCTGGTGCTGCGCAGGCTGCGCTTTGAGCTTGAGCCTAAAGGCTGCAAATTCGCTTTCGTGAACAATCCGCGCCTGTCCGCGCTGGATATACTACGCGCCATTCTGCACGGTTTCACGGAAGAGGAACCGCCTTCCTCCAAATACGATGTGCTGGCGAGACTGGAAAACGAACTTTCCTCCTCGGCGGAGGAGGGCAGGCATTGCGTCATCATGGTGGACGAGGCGCATTCCATAAATGACATTGATATTTTTGAAGAACTGCGCCTGCTGCTGAATTTCCAGACCGACAGCGACTATCTGCTGACACTTATATTCTCCGGACAGAACGAATTGTGGGAAATGGTGGAGCGCAACAAGCAGCTCAACCAGCGCGTCGCCATAAAATGCGGCCTCGTGCCGCTTTCGCAGGAGGGGACGGGCCACTATATACGCGGACGGCTCATTTACGCCGGCGGCGATCAGAACATATTTTCGGAAGATAATATCGCGGCCATCGCGCGAATGAGCGGCGGCATTCCGCGCAGCATCAACAATATCTGCCATCTGGCGCTGCTGAATGCCTCCATGTCCGGCGCAAAAACGATAACGGAAGCGCTGCTTGCGGACTGCTCCGAGGAGGCTTCGCCGAAATGA
- a CDS encoding HD domain-containing phosphohydrolase produces MKFSSLYNRDNDSGGTKSNDNVARASGESKSLPSGRPSAPAKPSSFVCAETAEKTAAHAVYALLLDRVAQLLYASAGKQPLSLNSHDAVFCELMNVLSAGNPYLLVLTLKYPSVRPFLPYHIVNAVILACHLGMKLKLAEQDLKVLFFTTMLHDVGMTRVSHLANEPRALTTAEYEEIKTHVVYSMEVVKALLAENPWLMESVLQEIIYVHERIDGLGYPRGFTKEKIRTLGQIIAVTDTYEAMCHERPWRKPLLPQDVTRHIIKGSGTQFRPDIVKSVTETFTIFPPGSWVELSSGDIGHVMDTNAGYLTRPKVFITKSSTAGCSVIDLLGNPLLHIVRQLPYLERNDASPVAFKYPPAGAQQDV; encoded by the coding sequence ATGAAATTCTCTTCCTTGTACAACAGGGACAATGACAGCGGCGGGACGAAATCGAATGACAACGTCGCGAGGGCTTCAGGCGAGTCCAAATCCCTGCCGTCCGGACGTCCGTCCGCACCGGCGAAGCCGTCCTCGTTTGTGTGCGCGGAGACGGCTGAAAAGACTGCGGCGCACGCTGTCTACGCGCTGCTGCTGGACCGTGTCGCGCAGTTGCTTTACGCCAGCGCGGGGAAGCAGCCGCTGTCCCTGAATTCGCATGACGCCGTTTTCTGCGAGTTGATGAACGTCCTGTCCGCCGGGAATCCGTATCTGCTTGTGCTGACGCTGAAGTATCCCTCGGTGCGTCCGTTCCTGCCATACCATATTGTGAACGCAGTCATTCTGGCGTGCCATCTGGGCATGAAGCTTAAACTTGCGGAGCAGGACCTTAAAGTGCTGTTTTTCACCACAATGCTCCATGATGTGGGAATGACGCGGGTAAGCCACCTTGCCAACGAACCGCGCGCGCTTACCACCGCGGAATACGAGGAAATCAAAACCCATGTGGTCTACAGCATGGAAGTAGTGAAGGCGCTGCTGGCCGAGAATCCCTGGCTGATGGAAAGCGTGCTTCAGGAGATTATCTACGTTCACGAGCGCATTGACGGGCTCGGCTATCCCCGCGGTTTCACCAAGGAAAAAATCAGAACCCTGGGCCAAATCATAGCGGTTACCGACACCTACGAGGCCATGTGCCATGAACGGCCCTGGCGCAAGCCGCTGCTGCCGCAGGACGTAACCCGCCATATAATCAAAGGTAGCGGAACGCAGTTCAGGCCGGATATAGTGAAATCGGTGACGGAGACATTTACGATATTCCCGCCCGGCTCATGGGTTGAGCTTTCCTCCGGCGACATCGGACATGTTATGGACACCAACGCCGGATATCTGACACGTCCCAAGGTATTCATAACCAAAAGCTCCACTGCGGGCTGCTCGGTGATAGACTTGCTGGGCAATCCGCTACTGCACATAGTCAGGCAGCTTCCGTATCTAGAGAGAAACGACGCCTCGCCCGTAGCTTTCAAATATCCTCCGGCAGGCGCGCAGCAGGACGTTTAG